One window from the genome of Aricia agestis chromosome 6, ilAriAges1.1, whole genome shotgun sequence encodes:
- the LOC121728299 gene encoding uncharacterized protein LOC121728299, translated as MDILRQFQNLAWCKPDWCYPSMSKETNELLRQCVNLPTVELSDDVEEIIRRSKEFPIPFPIETIRLEQLKVHRPIDRLKRNIVSTYPIIHERVLLLMTHFLIYKREFGSPIEKVFYRDMTVIQFIDRILQKRAVAFVGPQDKYMLMTGETGADGWELVGTLQQKPPLVLENCLSYDEMKLSAMVFVSGYTECINNGSRKNSGVIQEDNIEEEAVIIGFIGTRFKRKERMEYEDILITEQQNCLDNGYGEEVTPTTCLNVLKTTYVRNNQSAKHMWRQMWSEFYQVHSYTYEELTSYVNIKDKSEDQRYLERYVKVEPEVIFDNEVYYRRLSVLAETTLFEAQARGSEAQRDVFLNVVGAGLGVWKVSHHQDDVYVLTFMERIRAFLKKDMLNNVTDVNFAYIKPGQSIDALFKNSDSGEESPKERRIFFESKRHPKGGINVQLENREPASKLQGEHEGKLLVITYPWDSNAHPGNEFWFGSLETSGDPAAACSTQVSELHNAHINAALSGLNVRVAGRGGLNSLHDCCLALTA; from the exons ATGGATATCCTGAGACAGTTTCAGAATCTTGCTTG GTGTAAGCCGGATTGGTGTTACCCGAGTATGAGCAAGGAAACCAATGAGCTTCTGAGACAGTGCGTTAACCTTCCCACCGTTGAGCTGAGTGATGATGTGGAAGAAATTATCCGACGAAGCAAGGAGTTTCCAATACCATTTCCTATTGAGACTattag ATTAGAACAGCTGAAGGTCCATCGACCAATAGACAGGTTGAAGAGAAACATAGTGTCCACTTACCCCATCATACATGAGAGAGTGTTGCTTCTCATGACACACTTTCTGATATACAAGAG AGAATTTGGATCACCAATAGAGAAAGTATTCTACAGAGACATGACTGTGATACAGTTTATTGACAGAATACTGCAGAAGAGAGCAGTGGCGTTTGTTGGACCTCAAGACAAATACATGCTGATGACAGGCGAGACTGG TGCTGATGGTTGGGAACTAGTGGGCACATTACAACAGAAACCACCACTAGTACTCGAAAACTGTTTGAGTTatgatgaaatgaaattatccGCTATGGTATTTGTCAGTGGATATACAGAATGTATAAACAATGGATCAAGAAAGAACTCGGGGGTTATACAAGAAGATAATATAGAGGAGGAAGCTGTAATAATAG gtttTATTGGAACACGCTTCAAACGCAAAGAGCGTATGGAATACGAGGATATATTAATAACGGAACAACAGAACTGCTTAGACAATGGTTACGGTGAAGAGGTCACGCCGACGACTTGCCTTAACGTGTTGAAAACAACATACGTCAGAAACAACCAGTCAGCCAAACATATGTGGCGGCAGATGTGGTCAGAATTTTATCAG GTCCACAGCTATACCTACGAAGAATTGACCTCGTATGTAAATATAAAGGACAAAAGCGAGGATCAGAGGTATTTAGAGCGCTATGTGAAGGTGGAGCCGGAAGTGATATTTGACAACGAGGTGTACTACCGGCGACTGTCCGTGCTCGCCGAGACTACTCTATTCGAGGCTCAAGCGCGCGGCTCAGAGGCCCAAAGAGATGTCTTTCTTAACGTCGTTGGGGCTG gatTGGGCGTGTGGAAGGTGTCACATCATCAGGACGACGTTTACGTGCTGACTTTTATGGAGCGGATCCGCGCGTTCCTCAAGAAAGATATGTTGAATAATGTGACAGATGTTAACTTCGCCTACATAAAGCCGGGACAGAGTATAGACG CTCTATTCAAGAATTCTGATTCTGGTGAAGAATCACCAAAAGAAAGAAGGATATTCTTCGAAAGCAAACGGCATCCAAAAG GTGGAATAAACGTTCAGCTTGAGAACAGAGAGCCGGCGTCAAAACTGCAGGGCGAACACGAGGGAAAGCTGCTGGTTATTACTTACCCCTGGGACAGCAATGCACATCCTGGGAACGAGTTTTG GTTTGGTAGCTTGGAAACATCAGGAGACCCGGCGGCGGCATGTTCGACGCAGGTTTCAGAGCTGCATAACGCTCACATCAATGCTGCGCTTAGTGGCCTAAACGTGCGCGTCGCCGGCCGCGGCGGCTTGAACTCGCTGCATGACTGCTGTCTCGCTCTTACAGCGTAA